In one Silene latifolia isolate original U9 population chromosome 10, ASM4854445v1, whole genome shotgun sequence genomic region, the following are encoded:
- the LOC141608215 gene encoding uncharacterized protein LOC141608215, giving the protein MRKFVISNDEDGWFRVINSVTEESFQRAWQCFQRKWPQMVDYVRTTWGQHAGKFVLCYTNEVLHFGNTATSRVESAHSLLKAWLKSKHLTLDSMWSRIHGMLESQHSKIKKELEDEMSKPRRTSRTFSLLQGNVSTKAIELMEKELTRGLGLGIGLNDRCRHVMRTTHRLPCACNLVSLHGKGRRVHLEDIHVFWKTLVYDIPQQMPKNDGDLWEKLVDDMRHSDPVKLRAAIDLLRDFQHPEDQEILPPPINEHPKGRPRGSTTRNKSGFEHAERKFGTPSTHRSTNAEVQQRIGDFESGTPGAPLGRNFTIGFISTWVKRWGIPEVLWGHFDGWVDVGDDGHCGFRVISHAQRGRETDYIVMREWCSREMKTDSIYAELYGGFLSPLSGM; this is encoded by the coding sequence ATGAGGAAATTTGTCATCTCAAATGATGAAGATGGTTGGTTTAGGGTGATCAATTCAGTTACCGAGGAATCGTTTCAGCGTGCGTGGCAGTGTTTCCAACGTAAGTGGCCACAAATGGTGGATTATGTACGGACAACTTGGGGTCAACACGCAGGGAAGTTCGTTTTATGCTATACAAACGAGGTCTTACATTTTGGTAACACGGCAACTTCCCGTGTTGAGTCAGCACATTCTCTATTGAAGGCTTGGTTGAAGTCAAAGCATCTCACACTTGACTCCATGTGGTCCCGTATCCACGGCATGCTTGAAAGTCAACACTCGAAGATTAAGAAAGAACTCGAAGATGAAATGAGTAAACCTAGGAGAACATCTCGTACTTTTTCCTTATTGCAAGGAAACGTGTCTACTAAGGCCATAGAGTTAATGGAGAAAGAACTTACTAGAGGCCTTGGTTTGGGTATCGGATTGAATGATCGATGCCGACACGTGATGCGAACGACTCATAGATTACCTTGTGCATGCAATTTGGTATCTTTGCACGGAAAAGGTAGGAGGGTCCATCTCGAGGATATTCATGTCTTTTGGAAGACATTGGTGTATGATATTCCTCAACAAATGCCGAAAAATGACGGTGATTTATGGGAGAAATTAGTGGATGATATGAGGCACAGTGACCCGGTTAAACTAAGGGCGGCCATAGACTTGTTGCGTGATTTCCAGCACCCGGAGGACCAAGAGATTTTGCCACCCCCTATTAATGAGCACCCGAAAGGTCGTCCAAGAGGTTCAACCACTAGaaacaagtcgggttttgagcatGCAGAAAGGAAGTTCGGGACACCAAGTACTCACCGTTCAACAAATGCAGAGGTTCAACAAAGAATTGGTGATTTCGAATCAGGAACTCCCGGTGCTCCTTTGGGAAGGAACTTTACCATTGGCTTTATATCAACATGGGTCAAACGGTGGGGTATACCTGAGGTTTTGTGGGGCCACTTCGATGGTTGGGTGGATGTTGGAGATGACGGTCATTGTGGATTCCGGGTAATATCGCACGCCCAGCGAGGCCGAGAGACAGATTATATAGTTATGCGGGAATGGTGTTCGAGGGAGATGAAGACCGACTCTATCTACGCAGAGTTATATGGAGGTTTTCTATCACCACTCAGCGGTATGTAA
- the LOC141608216 gene encoding uncharacterized protein LOC141608216 produces MSNLDSTKSWEDFGDNPIDYNPLFETTIDFETRDEAFNWAQKIAFENGFALVKANNGAKNRKKNGLLASYFRCKRHGKPKETDVLEKPRRSQKCSCKFRIRAVQNFVSKNDKETVVWNILTSEGGGLHNHNVAVYKDGDRHFAGLDAEEKAYVRQQTLAGVQPRDIKNGLHLRSPDKPQPSSTQLYNETRKIKKEEMGERNTAQQMLALAVAAKYVHFYEIDSEESKELTHIFMAHPEAIKLFRAYPYVVLMDSTYKTNIYQNPLIEMACEQSRQCKSLDNIQN; encoded by the exons atgtCTAATCTCGATTCAACG AAATCGTGGGAGGATTTTGGCGATAATCCAAttgattacaacccgttgttcgaGACTACTATAGATTTCGAAACGCGTGACGAAGCTTTCAATTGGGCTCAGAAAATCGCATTCGAGAATGGGtttgctttggttaaagcaaataaCGGAGCTAAAAATAGGAAAAAGAACGGGTTGTTGGCAAGTTATTTTCGATGTAAAAGACATGGTAAACCAAAAGAAACGGACGTTCTTGAAAAGCCAAGGAGGTCGCAGAAGTGTTCATGCAAGTTTCGTATTCGTGCCGTTCAAAATTTCGTGTCTAAAAATGATAAAGAGACGGTGGTGTGGAACATTCTAACCTCCGAGGGTGGTGGACTACACAACCACAACGTAGCCGTTTATAAGGACGGGGATCGGCACTTTGCGGGATTGGACGCGGAAGAGAAGGCATATGTTAGGCAACAAACATTGGCCGGGGTTCAACCGAGGGATATTAAAAATGGTCTTCATTTGAGATCCCCCGATAAACCTCAACCGTCAAGCACCCAACTGTATAATGAAACAAGGAAAATTAAGAAAGAAGAAATGGGTGAAAGAAACACCGCTCAGCAAATGTTGGCTCTAGCGGTGGCAGCGAAATACGTCCACTTCTACGAGATTGATTCCGAGGAGTCAAAAGAGTTGACTCACATTTTCATGGCTCATCctgaagcgattaagttgttcCGGGCTTATCCTTATGTGGTCCTCATGGATTCGACTTATAAAACCAACATTTACCAGAATCCACTCATTGAGATGGCATGTGAACAAAGCCGTCAATGCAAAAGCCTTGACAACATTCAAAACTGA